In Paractinoplanes brasiliensis, the following proteins share a genomic window:
- a CDS encoding ABC transporter ATP-binding protein — protein sequence MAGTTLAGASEAGVSVPVDERVIDVRDLRMRYGTKDVLHEVSFAARRGEVLVLLGPNGAGKTTTIEILEGFRMRSSGEVNVLGVDPATAGEAWRAQVGVVLQSWRDHGKWQVRELLGHLGMYYRRYSTDAKTRPWPVDDLLEVVGLTAAATTRVARLSGGQRRRLDVAIGIVGRPDLLFLDEPTVGFDPAARREFHDLVHRLTDVDDTTILLTTHDLDEAEKLADRILILSGGRIIADGSADELSRRVAGESEVRWSRDGQRFVHAAANPVPFVRELLVQHGDAVEDLEVRRNSLEDTYMRLVHDSEGSP from the coding sequence ATGGCAGGAACGACTTTGGCGGGGGCGTCCGAGGCCGGCGTATCGGTGCCGGTCGACGAACGGGTCATCGACGTCCGCGATCTGCGGATGCGCTACGGGACGAAGGACGTCCTGCACGAGGTGAGCTTCGCCGCGCGACGCGGTGAGGTCCTCGTGCTGCTCGGGCCCAACGGCGCGGGCAAGACGACCACGATCGAGATCCTCGAGGGGTTCCGCATGCGGTCCTCGGGCGAGGTGAACGTGCTCGGCGTCGACCCGGCCACGGCCGGTGAGGCGTGGCGGGCCCAGGTCGGTGTGGTGCTGCAATCCTGGCGCGATCACGGCAAGTGGCAGGTCCGCGAGCTGCTGGGCCACCTCGGGATGTACTACCGGCGCTACTCCACCGACGCCAAGACGCGGCCATGGCCTGTCGACGACCTGCTCGAGGTGGTCGGCCTGACCGCCGCGGCCACCACCCGGGTCGCCCGGCTCTCCGGCGGCCAGCGTCGGCGGCTCGATGTGGCGATCGGCATCGTCGGCCGTCCCGACCTGCTCTTTCTCGACGAGCCGACGGTCGGCTTCGACCCGGCGGCCCGGCGCGAGTTCCACGACCTGGTGCACCGGCTGACCGATGTGGACGACACCACGATCCTGCTGACCACCCACGATCTGGACGAGGCCGAGAAACTGGCCGACCGCATCCTCATCCTGTCCGGTGGGCGCATCATCGCCGACGGTTCGGCCGACGAGCTGTCCCGGCGGGTGGCGGGCGAGAGCGAGGTCCGCTGGAGCCGCGACGGACAGCGCTTCGTCCATGCGGCGGCCAACCCCGTTCCCTTCGTACGGGAATTGCTGGTGCAACACGGGGACGCGGTGGAAGACCTCGAGGTGCGGCGGAACAGCCTCGAGGACACGTACATGCGCTTGGTACACGACTCGGAGGGAAGCCCGTAA
- a CDS encoding ABC transporter permease, whose protein sequence is MIESLKAGVARGLVELRQTLTTAQDLWGYFFPSLGLLITVFFTNRTTVPGTSFSLGAATLPSSLGMLLAFGGLLTIAQILVVEREDGTLLRAKATPNGMNGYLIGKVITVGGMTLFSVLAVLIPGVFLVDGLDVDLGGALTLVWLLPLAVVATMPIGAAIGSSFENPRNLGFVMMPVFGLVAISGIFYPITGMPGWLQAVAQIFPIYWLGLGMRSAFLPDALASVELGDSWRHLETFGVLALWAVLGLLVAPVLMRRMARRESGSAVAARRERALTTVGR, encoded by the coding sequence ATGATCGAGTCGCTGAAGGCCGGCGTTGCCCGCGGGCTCGTCGAGCTGCGGCAGACGCTCACCACCGCGCAGGACCTCTGGGGTTACTTCTTCCCCTCGCTCGGCCTGCTCATCACGGTGTTCTTCACCAACAGGACGACCGTGCCGGGCACGAGTTTCTCGCTCGGCGCGGCCACCCTGCCCAGCTCGCTCGGCATGCTGCTGGCGTTCGGCGGCCTGCTCACGATCGCCCAGATCCTGGTCGTCGAGCGTGAGGACGGGACGCTGCTGCGAGCCAAGGCCACGCCCAACGGCATGAACGGCTACCTGATCGGCAAGGTGATCACGGTCGGCGGCATGACCCTGTTCTCCGTACTGGCCGTGCTGATCCCGGGGGTCTTCCTGGTCGACGGGCTCGATGTCGATCTCGGCGGAGCCCTGACGCTGGTCTGGCTGCTCCCGCTGGCCGTTGTGGCGACGATGCCGATCGGCGCCGCCATCGGATCCTCGTTCGAGAACCCGCGCAACCTGGGCTTCGTCATGATGCCGGTGTTCGGGCTGGTCGCGATCTCCGGCATCTTCTACCCGATCACCGGCATGCCGGGCTGGCTGCAGGCGGTCGCGCAGATCTTCCCGATCTACTGGCTCGGGTTGGGCATGCGGTCGGCGTTCCTGCCCGACGCGCTGGCCTCGGTCGAGCTGGGCGACTCGTGGCGTCATCTCGAGACGTTCGGGGTACTCGCCTTGTGGGCGGTGCTCGGCCTGCTGGTGGCGCCCGTGCTGATGCGGCGGATGGCGCGGCGCGAGTCGGGTTCCGCGGTCGCTGCCCGGCGCGAGCGGGCGCTGACCACGGTGGGTCGTTGA
- a CDS encoding helix-turn-helix transcriptional regulator, with translation MGSEVTYNRIAMLRAERGVTRRQLADALGVHYQTVGYLERGEFSPSLHLALRLSRYFEVPVEVIFSLDPFPRLGSTATEMHGERSA, from the coding sequence ATGGGTAGCGAAGTCACGTACAACCGCATCGCGATGCTCCGGGCCGAGCGCGGGGTCACACGGCGGCAGCTGGCCGACGCCCTGGGGGTCCACTACCAGACGGTGGGCTACCTGGAGCGGGGCGAGTTCAGCCCCAGCCTGCACCTGGCCCTGCGGCTCTCGCGCTACTTCGAGGTGCCGGTCGAGGTCATCTTTTCGCTCGACCCGTTCCCGCGCCTGGGCTCGACAGCGACCGAGATGCACGGGGAGCGTTCGGCGTAG
- a CDS encoding fumarylacetoacetate hydrolase family protein, translated as MRFARFVHAGGVSFGVVEGDASGLTIAEIGSLPFEEVRFTGQRWALADVRLLAPIFSSKVIGVGRNYADHAAEFGNDVPKEPLIFIKPSTSVIGPNDAIRLPPQSQRVEEEGELAVVIGATGARRLDRAAAEKAIFGYTIGNDVTARDLQRSDPQWTRAKGFDSFCPIGPWIVTGLDVSDLEIRAEVGRDPSALETVQLGRTKDMVFDVPTLVSYVSHVMTLLPGDIILTGTPAGVSQITPGDTVSVTIQGIGELRNPVVSLD; from the coding sequence GTGCGATTCGCCCGTTTTGTTCATGCCGGAGGTGTGTCGTTCGGCGTCGTCGAGGGTGACGCGTCGGGCCTGACCATCGCCGAGATCGGCTCGCTGCCGTTCGAAGAGGTCCGGTTCACCGGTCAGCGCTGGGCCCTGGCCGACGTGCGCCTGCTCGCCCCGATCTTCTCCAGCAAAGTGATCGGCGTCGGCCGCAACTACGCCGACCACGCCGCCGAGTTCGGCAACGACGTGCCCAAGGAGCCGTTGATCTTCATCAAGCCGTCCACCTCGGTGATCGGCCCCAACGACGCCATCCGGCTCCCCCCGCAGTCCCAGCGCGTCGAGGAGGAAGGCGAGCTCGCCGTCGTGATCGGCGCGACCGGGGCCCGCCGCCTCGACCGGGCCGCCGCCGAGAAAGCGATCTTCGGCTACACCATCGGCAACGACGTCACCGCCCGCGACCTGCAGCGCAGCGACCCGCAGTGGACGCGTGCCAAGGGCTTCGACTCGTTCTGCCCGATCGGCCCGTGGATCGTGACCGGCCTCGACGTGAGCGACCTCGAGATCCGCGCCGAGGTGGGCCGCGACCCCTCGGCGCTCGAGACCGTGCAGCTGGGCCGCACCAAGGACATGGTGTTCGACGTGCCGACCCTGGTGTCGTACGTGTCGCACGTCATGACACTGCTGCCGGGCGACATCATCCTGACCGGCACCCCCGCCGGGGTCAGTCAGATCACACCGGGCGACACGGTGTCGGTGACCATCCAGGGCATCGGCGAACTGCGGAACCCGGTCGTCTCGCTGGACTGA
- a CDS encoding MBL fold metallo-hydrolase produces the protein MADIAVRRVNYGHFIRPPEETGTGSPRAEPTFGYLVEHPTAGHILVDTGMGGNAEVDAWYRPTRIPLPAALGAAGATVDTIRMVVNCHLHFDHCGGNPQLADRPIFAQRSELDLALAPESHTLPELVDHPFEVLDGEAELAPGVFILPTPGHTAGHQSLVVRRANGTVIVAGQSHDNATLFTTDALGHRTHVGTQPPWLERLLALDPSHIYFAHDNAIWTP, from the coding sequence GTGGCAGATATCGCAGTCCGGCGTGTCAACTACGGCCATTTCATCCGCCCACCCGAGGAAACCGGCACGGGATCCCCCCGCGCCGAACCCACCTTCGGCTACCTGGTCGAGCACCCCACCGCGGGCCACATCCTGGTCGACACCGGCATGGGCGGCAACGCCGAGGTGGACGCCTGGTACCGCCCCACCCGCATCCCCCTGCCCGCGGCTCTGGGCGCGGCAGGCGCCACCGTCGACACCATCCGCATGGTCGTCAACTGCCACCTGCACTTCGACCATTGCGGCGGCAACCCCCAGCTGGCCGACCGCCCGATCTTCGCCCAACGCTCCGAACTGGACCTGGCCCTGGCCCCCGAAAGCCACACCCTCCCCGAACTGGTGGACCACCCTTTCGAAGTCCTCGACGGCGAGGCCGAACTCGCCCCCGGCGTCTTCATCCTGCCCACGCCTGGCCACACCGCCGGCCACCAGTCCCTGGTAGTCCGCCGGGCCAACGGCACAGTGATCGTCGCGGGCCAATCCCACGACAACGCAACCCTCTTCACCACCGACGCCCTGGGCCACCGAACCCACGTAGGCACCCAACCCCCGTGGCTGGAACGCCTGCTGGCCCTCGACCCGTCCCACATCTACTTCGCCCACGACAACGCCATCTGGACCCCCTGA
- a CDS encoding MBL fold metallo-hydrolase, which produces MTDLTITHIGGPTTLLELAGVRLLVDPTFDAPGRRYSFGWGTSSRKTAGPALPASDLGKLDGILLTHDQHADNLDDAGRALLPTAPVVVTTPAAARRLDCTGLAPWQSTTIGDVEVTATPSRHGPAWSVPIVGPTTGFALRPPGSPSVVWISGDTVVFPGVLEVADRFTVDTAILHLGKVQFPLTGPARFTMTGGDAATLCARLKPRRVIPVHYEGWSHFHEGRAEIDAAFPPNTLTWLTPGVPMS; this is translated from the coding sequence ATGACCGACCTGACCATCACCCACATCGGCGGGCCGACCACGCTGCTCGAGCTGGCCGGTGTGCGGCTGCTCGTCGATCCGACCTTCGACGCCCCCGGCCGGCGCTACTCGTTCGGCTGGGGCACGTCGTCGCGCAAAACCGCGGGTCCCGCCTTGCCGGCCTCCGATCTGGGCAAGCTCGACGGCATCCTGCTCACCCATGACCAGCACGCCGACAACCTCGACGACGCGGGGCGCGCGCTGCTGCCCACGGCACCGGTCGTCGTCACCACCCCGGCGGCGGCTCGCCGGCTGGACTGCACGGGCCTGGCGCCGTGGCAGTCCACCACGATCGGCGATGTCGAGGTGACCGCCACCCCGTCCCGGCACGGCCCCGCCTGGAGCGTGCCGATCGTCGGCCCCACCACGGGTTTCGCGCTGCGCCCACCCGGTTCCCCGTCGGTGGTCTGGATCTCGGGCGACACCGTCGTCTTCCCCGGCGTGCTCGAGGTGGCCGACCGTTTCACCGTGGACACCGCGATCCTGCACCTGGGCAAGGTCCAGTTCCCCCTCACCGGCCCCGCCCGTTTCACCATGACCGGCGGCGACGCGGCCACCCTGTGCGCCCGCCTCAAACCGCGCCGGGTCATCCCCGTCCATTACGAGGGCTGGTCCCACTTCCACGAGGGCCGTGCCGAGATCGACGCCGCTTTCCCCCCGAACACCCTGACCTGGCTGACCCCCGGAGTCCCGATGTCCTGA
- a CDS encoding alpha/beta hydrolase, which yields MKPIMFVHGFWVTPRSWENWIAYYEAKGHQVIAPGYPGFEVEVEALNADPSPIVALTVPQIIAKYEEAARSLPEPPVIIGHSAGGAFTQILLDHGFGAAGVALNSAPTEGVRVVPLSQLKSTFPVLKSPANRHKAIPLSFEEWKYAFTNTFTEDESRALYERYHIPASGGILWGGVLANFQPGHQDTWVDYHNDNRAPLLFVSGSEDHIMPPAIQESNAKHYKSNTVTERRVYEGYAHLLPAQKGWEQIADDVLDWALRHAR from the coding sequence ATGAAACCCATCATGTTCGTCCACGGATTCTGGGTGACCCCGCGCAGCTGGGAGAACTGGATCGCGTACTACGAGGCCAAGGGACATCAGGTGATCGCGCCCGGATATCCCGGTTTCGAGGTCGAGGTGGAAGCGCTCAACGCCGACCCGTCCCCGATCGTCGCCCTCACCGTGCCGCAGATCATCGCCAAGTACGAGGAAGCCGCCCGCTCGTTGCCGGAACCGCCCGTCATCATCGGGCACTCGGCCGGTGGCGCCTTCACGCAGATCCTTCTCGACCACGGGTTCGGCGCCGCCGGAGTCGCGCTCAATTCCGCGCCGACAGAGGGCGTACGGGTGGTGCCTCTGTCGCAACTCAAGTCGACGTTCCCCGTTCTCAAGAGCCCGGCCAACCGGCACAAGGCGATCCCGCTGAGCTTCGAGGAATGGAAGTACGCCTTCACCAACACGTTCACCGAGGACGAGTCGCGGGCGCTGTACGAGCGCTATCACATTCCGGCCAGCGGCGGCATTCTGTGGGGCGGCGTCCTCGCCAACTTCCAGCCCGGGCATCAGGACACGTGGGTCGACTACCACAACGACAACCGCGCGCCGCTGCTGTTCGTGTCCGGCTCGGAGGACCACATCATGCCGCCGGCGATCCAGGAGTCCAACGCGAAGCACTACAAGTCGAACACCGTCACCGAGCGCCGGGTGTACGAGGGGTACGCGCACCTGCTGCCCGCCCAGAAAGGCTGGGAACAGATCGCCGACGACGTGCTCGACTGGGCCTTGCGGCACGCCCGATGA